A segment of the Campylobacter sp. MIT 12-8780 genome:
AAAATTTGATTGCCAGCTCCAAGTGCGCCGATGAGATAGTTTGAATACTGCGTTACCATATAGGTATTGATAATGATCGTTAAATAACGCAAGAACATTTCAAGAAAAATCGGCACGGAAAGTTGTTTCAAAGAAAGTTGTTTTTTAGGCATTAGCTTAACTCATAAATTTTCTTTCTATCGCTTGAGCTAGCTATGCCAAGCTGTTTGCGGTATTTAGTAATTGCTCTGCGTCCTATTTGTATGCCTGAAAACTCATTTTGAGCAAGCTGGAGTATCTTTTCATCGCTGAGTGGTTTTTGTTGATTTTCATTTTTAATAAGCTCTTGAATATACTCTTTTATCGTTGTATTTGAGGTTTCGCCATCTTCATCAAGGGCTGTTGTGAAGAAGTATTTTAAAGGCACAAGTCCTCGCTCGCAGCCTAAGTATTTGTTAGCTATAGCTCTTGATATGGTTGAGGCATTACGCTCTAAATCATCAGCTAAGTCTTTTAACTTCATCGGTTTGATCTCTTTACCGATAAAAAAATCATACTGATGCTCGATAATCATCAAGCCCACCTTATAAAGCGTGGCTTTTCTCATAGCCAAAGCATCAACTAAATTTTTTGCGTCTTTGATGTATGAGCTTAAAAACTCATGCGTCATTCCATCAGTTTCAAGCGAAATTTCAGGATAATACTCATCATTGATCTTGACTTTTATCTCGCCATTTTCGCGGTAGATAAAGATATCTGGCACAATTTGCTGGCTGTCCTCAAAATACTCTAAAAAAGGCGGAGTAGAGATATTTTTAAGCACTTTTAAGGCTTCTTTATAAAGTTTATCTTTGGCATAATCTTTGATATTTTCAAAATCCTTTATCAAAAAAATGCAAAATTCATACAACTCATCATCAAGTTGTAAACCATCAAGTGCAAATTGCAAAGCCTCTTTAAAATCCACAGCCCCAACCCCAGTCGGCTCAAGATACTTAAACCTCTGCCTTACTCGCTCAACCTCATCTTTACTATAATCTTTTAAAATTTCTGTATCATACTCAAAATAACCTTCGTTGTTAAGGCATTCTACTATTTTTAGGGCGATTTCTTGGCTTTTTGCAGTAGGAAAAAGTGGGGGCTGAATTTGTTCGTTTAAAAGCTCATAAACACTTTTTTTAGCTATACTTAAAGCCTCAAGCGTATCGCTAACTGAGTTTTTATGCAAGCTTTCATAATAAGTTCTTTTAGAACCTTTATCATTTAAAGTAGGATTTTCTTTAACGCTGATGAAAGGATTTTCTTTTGCAAATTCATCTAAGCTTTCTTTTAAATCCTCGATATTAGCTTGCAAGATAGGAAGCCACGATCGAAGTGTATTTGAAAGTTTAGTTTTTTGACTTTGGCTTTGTTTTTGTTTTAGCATTATTCAAGGAGTTTAAACTCCGCTCCTAAGTAGTATTTTCTTACATCTTTATTGTGTGAAATTTCATTTGCACTTCCACTTGCTAAAAGACTGCCTGAACGTATCACATAAGCTCTATCGCAAATGGCTAAAGTTTCACGCACATTATGATCTGTGATTAAAACCCCTATTCCTAAAGCTTTAAGTTCATTAATGAGCTTTTGAATTTCAGCTACAGCGATAGGATCAACCCCAGCAAAAGGCTCATCAAGAAGCAAAAATTTAGGCTCTATCATCAGTGATCTTGCGATCTCACAACGTCTTCTTTCCCCACCGCTTAAACTTAAACCTTTTCTTAAGCGGATAGGCTCAATGCTGAGTAAATCAAGCATTTTTTCAACTTTTTCTTGCAAAATTTGTTTATCTTTATAAATGATTTGCGCGGCTAAAAGTAAATTATCCTCTACGCTTAAATCCTTAAAAATACTACTTTCTTGGGGTAAATAGCCAATGCCTTCTTTTGCGCGTTTGTTTAAAGGCTCTTGAGTGATATCCTTGCCATCAAGCAATACCTTACCAGCACTTGGCTTAATAAGCCCACAAATCATATAAAAAGTCGTTGTCTTACCTGCTCCATTTGGTCCTAAAAGTCCTATAACTTCGCCACTATTAACTTCTAAAGAAATGCCATGGATAATCTTTGTTTTTTTGATGATTTTTTCTAAATTTTCAACGCTTAACTTACTCATAAATCACATACTTTCTTTTTTCATCTATACTTGAAATTTTGATATTAAGCACCTTTAAACCCTGCTTTTTTAAGGCTTTTTCAAGGCTATCATCGCCCCATTCTACCAAATGCAAGCCCTCTTCAAAAAAATTCTCAAAAAGTCCATTTTGCAAAATGCCCTCAAAGCCTATCTGATAAAGATCATAATGAAAAATTTCTCTATTTTTTAACTGATAGTGTTGCATAAAAGAAAAAGTTGGCGAATTGACGCTTTCTTCATAGCCTTTAAATTTTAAAAAATGCTGCACTAAAGTTGTTTTTCCGCTTGCTAAATCTCCCCTTAAAAGCACCACGCCCTGAGCTGGAAAAAGCGCGCAAATCATTTCAAGTTCATCTTCAGCAAGGACAAGTTCTTTCATAGTTTTTGCACAAACTCACTTTGCATAGTTTTTGGGATATTTTTAAGCACAGGCAAGGCTAAAACCTTGTAAGTATCGATCCTATCGTTAAATTTCAAACTGATTATATCTGCAACCTTGACATCTTTACTAGGCTTTACGACAATTCCATTGATACTGACTATACCGCTTTTACACATATCCTCAGCGATAGCCCTTCTTTTAGTGATATTGACTACATTTAAAAATTTATCTATTCTCATAAATAAAAGTTTAGCAGATTTTTTTGAATTTAGGGTTAAAATTTTAAAAGTTTGGAACAAAAAATGCTTATAAAGCAACTTTCTTGATAAATACCTCATTTTTAAAATTTTGCACTTTTTTACACAATGCTTTCAAAACACTTAAAACAAGGCTTTCAAAGCTTTTATTTTTGAAAAAAACCAGCCCGAAAAATTCAAAAAAAAAAAAAACGCTCAAAGCACTTGATTATTTATTTAAGTTTTGATATTATCTATCGTTTAAACTTTTAAATGGAGTGTAAAAATGAATTTATTTGATCGGCTTGGCTTAGGCTCAAAAGTAGTAGTGGCGCTTTCAGTGGTGCTTATCATATGTATGCTCGTTGTAACCATTTTGGTTGTTAATATAACGAGCAAAGTTCAAGGCGAGGAAGCAGACAAGCTACTGCAAAACGCAGCCGCACGCGAAGCAAATCTAGTAAAAGGCATTTTTGATGAAGTGTATATAGATGTTGTAAGCTCTCACGAAGCTATAGAAGCACTCGTTCAAAATAGGAGTGAAAATTCTCAAAATCTCATCGAGAGAGACTTAATCAATATGCTTGATGTTACGATTTGGGCGCAATTTGCGTAT
Coding sequences within it:
- the tsaE gene encoding tRNA (adenosine(37)-N6)-threonylcarbamoyltransferase complex ATPase subunit type 1 TsaE; amino-acid sequence: MKELVLAEDELEMICALFPAQGVVLLRGDLASGKTTLVQHFLKFKGYEESVNSPTFSFMQHYQLKNREIFHYDLYQIGFEGILQNGLFENFFEEGLHLVEWGDDSLEKALKKQGLKVLNIKISSIDEKRKYVIYE
- a CDS encoding RNA polymerase factor sigma-54 — its product is MLKQKQSQSQKTKLSNTLRSWLPILQANIEDLKESLDEFAKENPFISVKENPTLNDKGSKRTYYESLHKNSVSDTLEALSIAKKSVYELLNEQIQPPLFPTAKSQEIALKIVECLNNEGYFEYDTEILKDYSKDEVERVRQRFKYLEPTGVGAVDFKEALQFALDGLQLDDELYEFCIFLIKDFENIKDYAKDKLYKEALKVLKNISTPPFLEYFEDSQQIVPDIFIYRENGEIKVKINDEYYPEISLETDGMTHEFLSSYIKDAKNLVDALAMRKATLYKVGLMIIEHQYDFFIGKEIKPMKLKDLADDLERNASTISRAIANKYLGCERGLVPLKYFFTTALDEDGETSNTTIKEYIQELIKNENQQKPLSDEKILQLAQNEFSGIQIGRRAITKYRKQLGIASSSDRKKIYELS
- a CDS encoding RNA-binding S4 domain-containing protein, which encodes MRIDKFLNVVNITKRRAIAEDMCKSGIVSINGIVVKPSKDVKVADIISLKFNDRIDTYKVLALPVLKNIPKTMQSEFVQKL
- the lptB gene encoding LPS export ABC transporter ATP-binding protein, whose product is MSKLSVENLEKIIKKTKIIHGISLEVNSGEVIGLLGPNGAGKTTTFYMICGLIKPSAGKVLLDGKDITQEPLNKRAKEGIGYLPQESSIFKDLSVEDNLLLAAQIIYKDKQILQEKVEKMLDLLSIEPIRLRKGLSLSGGERRRCEIARSLMIEPKFLLLDEPFAGVDPIAVAEIQKLINELKALGIGVLITDHNVRETLAICDRAYVIRSGSLLASGSANEISHNKDVRKYYLGAEFKLLE